In the Flagellimonas sp. MMG031 genome, one interval contains:
- a CDS encoding amylosucrase produces MNQAQLHRLLPHKGKSSQELFDQRLATNLTLIQKQFFSLYPEERYAPHFQKLLKLLPKLFLERPEVLKSQDIARLKSGNWYQSEKLMGMQLYVEHFNKDLKGLQEKIPYLKSLGVNFVHLMPITTRPKGESDGGYAVNNYLEVDPKYGSKEDLLELTTAFRKNGMYLMLDFVVNHTSNEFSWAKKAKKGDKKYQGYYYTYEDFTIPAEFEKTLPEVFPETSPGNFTYIPEMEKWVMTVFNSYQWDLNYTNPEVFLEMLTNLVKLTDMGVDVVRFDALAFLWKKIGTISQNLPEAHNLISLYRMCLQVVAPGSILLAEAIVAPTNIIKYFGEDEKQGNECEIAYNASLMALLWNSIATKKTSLLYKSLMHVPSKPKDGTWINYIRCHDDIGLGYENHLIEELGWNPNMHRKFLLDYYCRRLDWSPAMGMLFMYNPKTGDGRITGSAASLLGLEKGIQTKDEELIKEAVDKIIMLHGITLAFGGIPLIYAGDEIGTLNDYSFQTDDAKKGDSRWVNRPMQDWEVISQLDKLESPQSNIFRALQHLIQIRKEHGVFADNNNLELCHTGNDHIFSFERTQGYKGLLVLCNFDENPQVIDSSWIKKLGYFSQGDPVDLVSGEKVHLNSALLEVMPYQMIWLMKS; encoded by the coding sequence ATGAACCAGGCCCAATTACACCGATTGCTCCCTCACAAAGGGAAGAGCAGCCAAGAGCTTTTTGATCAACGCTTGGCCACTAACCTCACCTTGATTCAAAAGCAGTTTTTTTCCTTATATCCGGAAGAACGCTACGCACCCCATTTTCAAAAGTTGCTGAAACTGCTCCCAAAATTATTTTTGGAAAGGCCCGAGGTCTTGAAATCACAGGATATCGCCCGATTAAAATCGGGAAACTGGTACCAATCCGAAAAGCTGATGGGCATGCAGTTGTATGTGGAGCATTTCAATAAGGACTTGAAGGGATTACAGGAAAAAATACCCTATTTGAAATCCTTGGGAGTCAATTTTGTGCACCTGATGCCCATCACTACCCGCCCAAAGGGCGAAAGTGATGGCGGCTATGCGGTGAACAATTATCTGGAAGTGGACCCAAAATACGGTTCCAAGGAAGACCTCCTGGAACTGACCACTGCATTTCGAAAAAACGGTATGTATTTGATGCTCGATTTTGTGGTCAACCATACCTCCAACGAGTTTTCCTGGGCCAAAAAAGCGAAAAAAGGGGACAAAAAGTACCAAGGCTACTATTACACTTACGAGGATTTCACCATCCCTGCCGAATTTGAAAAAACCTTGCCAGAGGTATTTCCCGAAACCTCGCCGGGCAATTTTACCTATATCCCCGAAATGGAAAAATGGGTGATGACGGTGTTCAACAGTTATCAATGGGACCTTAACTACACCAATCCAGAGGTGTTCTTGGAAATGTTGACCAATTTGGTGAAACTGACCGATATGGGCGTGGATGTGGTGCGTTTTGATGCACTCGCCTTTCTCTGGAAAAAAATCGGAACCATCTCCCAAAACCTTCCCGAGGCACATAATTTGATTTCCTTGTACCGCATGTGCCTTCAAGTGGTAGCTCCCGGTTCTATTCTATTGGCTGAAGCGATTGTAGCTCCTACGAACATTATCAAATACTTCGGGGAAGATGAAAAACAGGGCAACGAATGTGAAATTGCCTATAATGCTTCGTTGATGGCACTCTTATGGAATTCCATTGCCACCAAGAAAACCTCGTTGCTCTACAAAAGTTTGATGCACGTTCCATCAAAACCCAAAGACGGCACCTGGATCAACTACATCCGCTGCCACGATGATATTGGGCTGGGGTACGAAAACCACCTCATTGAAGAACTTGGGTGGAATCCCAATATGCATCGCAAATTCTTGTTGGATTATTATTGTCGCAGATTGGATTGGTCGCCCGCTATGGGAATGTTGTTCATGTACAACCCCAAAACTGGCGACGGCCGTATCACGGGGAGTGCGGCTTCCCTCCTAGGACTGGAGAAGGGCATCCAAACCAAAGATGAAGAGCTCATTAAAGAGGCCGTTGACAAGATCATCATGCTGCATGGGATTACCTTGGCTTTTGGAGGAATCCCCTTGATCTATGCCGGTGACGAAATTGGCACCTTGAACGATTACTCCTTTCAAACCGACGACGCCAAAAAAGGCGACAGTCGCTGGGTGAACCGCCCCATGCAGGATTGGGAGGTCATCTCACAACTGGACAAACTGGAATCGCCGCAATCCAATATTTTCCGTGCGCTACAACACCTTATCCAAATACGAAAGGAGCATGGGGTTTTTGCGGATAACAACAATTTGGAACTGTGCCACACGGGTAATGACCATATCTTTTCCTTTGAAAGAACGCAAGGCTATAAGGGACTGCTCGTACTTTGTAATTTTGACGAAAACCCTCAGGTAATCGATAGCAGTTGGATCAAAAAATTGGGCTATTTCAGTCAAGGGGATCCCGTGGATTTGGTGTCCGGTGAAAAGGTGCATTTGAACAGCGCGCTCCTGGAAGTGATGCCCTATCAGATGATTTGGCTGATGAAATCCTAA